A stretch of the Capsicum annuum cultivar UCD-10X-F1 chromosome 8, UCD10Xv1.1, whole genome shotgun sequence genome encodes the following:
- the LOC107839376 gene encoding peter Pan-like protein: MGRFRNKSRKPFVKPIGGKAPTVDHVTGDKIPKSFVFSRGKLPGPLKQLQMDLRKLMLPYTALKLKETKRNILRDFVTLASGMHVTHFLILSKTDSAPYLRVALMKHGPTLTFKIHKYSLAADIAQSQLRPRCPLELFKTPPLIVLSGFGTGEQHLKLTTNIFQTIFPAIDINTVKLSSCQRIVLLNYDKETKLIDFRHYSIRLQPVGVSRRIRKFVQNHQVPDLRSLQDVSDFLTKAGYGSESEADDEAATVNLSSDIGRVNRASTKSAVKLQEIGPRMTLQLVKIEQGLCAGDVLFNEYGNVNAKKSENEEENEQESDEEMDRDEQEDEEEQEQETETS, translated from the exons ATGGGTCGTTTTAGGAAT AAGAGCAGGAAGCCGTTTGTCAAGCCAATTGGGGGGAAGGCGCCAACGGTCGACCATGTTACTGGCGACAAGATTCCAAAGAGCTTCGTGTTTTCAAGGGGGAAGCTTCCTGGTCCTCTCAAACAGTTGCAAATGGACTTGAGGAAATTGATGCTTCCTTATACGGCTCTCAAGCTCAAG GAAACGAAACGAAATATTCTCAGAGATTTCGTGACTCTTGCTAGTGGTATGCATGTCACACATTTCCTAATATTATCAAAAACTGACTCTGCACCATACTTGAGGGTTGCCCTAATGAAGCACGGTCCAACTTTAACGTTTAAGATACATAAGTATTCGCTGGCTGCTGACATTGCTCAATCTCAACTCCGTCCAAGATGCCCTCTGGAACTTTTCAAAACCCCACCGTTG ATTGTGCTATCTGGTTTTGGGACAGGGGAACAACATCTAAAACTCACTACAAATATATTCCAGACCATTTTTCCTGCCATTGACATAAATACT GTCAAACTGTCTTCATGCCAAAGGATAGTATTGCTTAATTACGACAAAGAAACAAAGCTTATTGATTTCCGGCATTATTCTATCAGATTACAGCCAGTGGGCGTTTCTCGCCGGATCAGGAAATTTGTGCAAAACCATCAAGTGCCTGATCTAAGAAGTCTTCAAGATGTTAGTGACTTCTTGACTAA GGCTGGTTATGGATCTGAAAGTGAAGCGGATGACGAGGCAGCGACTGTAAATCTGTCATCTGATATTGGAAGAGTTAACCGAGCTTCTACGAAAAGTGCTGTCAAACTTCAAGAGATTGGACCTAGAATGACTCTTCAACTAGTCAAGATTGAACAGGGTCTCTGTGCTGGTGACGTCCTTTTCAATGAATACG GTAATGTCAACGCAAAAAAATCGGAAAATGAAGAAGAGAATGAACAAGAAAGTGATGAAGAGATGGATAGAGATGAGCAGGAAGATGAAGAAGAGCAAGAGCAAGAAACTGAAACGAGTTAG